One Denticeps clupeoides chromosome 12, fDenClu1.1, whole genome shotgun sequence genomic window carries:
- the LOC114801171 gene encoding odorant receptor 131-2-like codes for MNSTILQSNRDNFQEALIKNLIIVFLGIIINSINSIIVLTFFKHGNFYNDPRYILYVHLVFNDMLMICSSVGLYVLTYAFPYINFSVCCTLIVLASSPHMNTPLNLAGMAIERYIAICKPLHHAQICTVNRTYVLIGIIWVLGFIPGLTDLLIVVATQPLSFFTSVIFCYTLNVFNT; via the coding sequence ATGAACTCAACAATACTACAGTCCAACAGAGACAACTTTCAAGAAGCTCTGATAAAAAACCTCATAATTGTCTTCCTTGGCATTATCATTAATAGTATAAACAGCATCATAGTGCTGACATTCTTCAAACATGGAAATTTCTACAATGACCCAAGGTATATTCTATATGTACATCTTGTGTTCAATGACATGCTTATGATATGTTCCTCTGTGGGTTTGTATGTTCTGACGTATGCTTTTCCCTACATTAATTTCTCAGTTTGTTGTACTCTGATTGTATTAGCTTCATCTCCACATATGAACACGCCCTTGAACCTGGCTGGGATGGCCATTGAACGGTACATTGCCATTTGTAAGCCTCTGCACCATGCTCAGATCTGCACAGTTAATAGGACCTATGTACTTATTGGTATCATATGGGTGCTGGGGTTCATCCCTGGGCTGACTGATCTCCTCATTGTTGTTGCAACTCAGCCTTTGTCTTTTTTCACTTCAGTAATCTTTTGCTACACccttaatgtttttaacacatgA
- the LOC114800646 gene encoding serine/threonine-protein kinase 4-like, with protein MENKVQLRHNPRRQLKKLSEDCLNKQPEEVFDVLEKLGEGSYGSVFKAHYKETGEIVAIKQVPVESDLQEIIKEISIMQQCNSPYVVRYYGSYFKNSDLWIVMEYCGAGSVSDIIRLRSKTLTEDEIASILQSTLKGLEYLHFMRKIHRDIKAGNILLNAEGQAKLADFGVAGQLTDTMAKRNTVIGTPFWMAPEVIQEIGYNCVADIWSLGITAIEMAEGKPPYADIHPMRAIFMIPTNPPPTFRHPEQWSESFTDFLCQCLVKSPENRATATQLLQHPFIKGAKPNSTLRALITDAMEIKLKKQEAQTREQEQDDDENSDEDECDQGTMVRAGTSDCGTIRAAGSLGSAMGTMIEHEGTMESQLGTMVINSDDEDQEAGTMKRIEETPQPAKPSFLEYFEQKEKESNSHSEAVNSDNRKVPSEMDVEVMRTWSVEELKRRLASLDPQMEEEIKEIHQRYQAKRQPILDAIEAKKRQQKV; from the exons ATGGAGAACAAAGTACAGCTGAGGCACAACCCGCGAAG GCAACTGAAAAAATTGAGTGAAGACTGTTTGAACAAACAGCCGGAGGAAGTTTTTGATGTATTGGAAAAACTTGGAGAAGG CTCCTATGGCAGCGTGTTTAAAGCTCATTATAAGGAGACGGGGGAGATTGTGGCGATTAAGCAGGTCCCCGTGGAGTCGGATCTGCAGGAGATCATAAAGGAGATCTCAATAATGCAGCAGTGCAATAG TCCATATGTTGTGAGGTATTATGGAAGTTATTTCAAGAACAGTGATCTGTGGATTGTAATGGAGTACTGCGGTGCCGGCTCTGTGTCTGACATCATACGGCTACGCAGTAAAACG TTAACAGAGGATGAGATTGCATCCATACTGCAGTCTACTCTGAAAGGACTGGAGTACCTTCATTTCATGAGAAAGATTCACAGAGACATCAAAGCTGGGAACATTCTGCTCAATGCAGAGGGCCAGGCCAAACTAGCAGATTTCGGAGTGGCTGGACAACTTACG gATACCATGGCAAAGCGTAATACGGTGATCGGCACGCCCTTCTGGATGGCTCCGGAGGTGATTCAGGAGATCGGTTATAACTGTGTGGCAGATATCTGGTCTCTTGGCATCACAGCTATTGAGATGGCCGAAGGGAAACCTCCTTATGCGGATATCCACCCCATGAGA GCAATATTCATGATCCCCACCAACCCTCCGCCCACATTCCGACATCCTGAGCAGTGGTCCGAGTCGTTTACAGATTTTCTTTGTCAGTGCCTGGTGAAGAGCCCAGAAAATAGAGCCACAGCAACACAACTGCTGCAG CATCCTTTCATTAAAGGCGCCAAGCCCAACAGCACCCTGCGTGCTCTCATCACAGACGCCATGGAGATTAAGCTGAAGAAACAGGAGGCCCAGACCAGAGAGCAGGAACAGGATGACGATGAGAACTCG GATGAAGATGAGTGTGACCAAGGCACCATGGTGAGAGCAGGGACATCTGACTGTGGCACCATCCGGGCAGCAGGGTCTCTGGGAAGTGCTATGGGCACCATGATTGAACACGAGGGCACCATGGAGTCTCAATTGGGCACTATGGTCATCAACTCTGACGATGAAGATCAAGAAGCAGGGACCATGAAAA GGATAGAGGAGACCCCGCAGCCCGCCAAGCCATCATTCCTGGAGTACTTTGAGCAGAAGGAGAAAGAGTCCAACAGCCACAGCGAGGCCGTCAACAGCGACAACCGCAAGGTCCCGTCTGAAATGGACGTGGAAGTG ATGCGTACCTGGAGTGTGGAGGAGCTAAAGAGAAGGCTGGCCTCTCTGGACCctcagatggaggaggagatcAAGGAGATCCATCAGCGATACCAGGCAAAGCGCCAGCCCATCCTGGACGCCATCGAAGCCAAGAAACGGCAGCAGAAAGTTTGA
- the cox6c gene encoding cytochrome c oxidase subunit 6C — translation MSLPKPVMRGLLGKRLRFHLPIAFTLSVIAAVAFKYAVTEPRKQAYADFYKQYDAMKEFSAMREAGVFESVRPSGE, via the exons ATGTCTCTGCCAAAGCCGGTCATGCGCGGGCTGCTGGGGAAGCGTCTGAGGTTCCACTTGCCCATTGCTTTCACTCTGTCGGTGATCGCAGCTGTCGCTTTCAAG TACGCAGTGACCGAGCCAAGGAAACAGGCATACGCCGACTTCTACAAGCAGTACGATGCCATGAAGGAGTTCAGTGCGATGAGGGAAGCTGGTGTTTTTGAGAGTGTCAGGCCATCtggtgaataa
- the LOC114800741 gene encoding potassium voltage-gated channel subfamily S member 2 codes for MVKESLPDWVTDPDDPLVHINVGGLKQTLCSSTLRKFPGTRLGRLLACESEEAILQVCDDYDVQQKEFYFDRNPGLFPYVLHFYQTGKLHIMEELCVFSFCQEIEYWGINEFFLDSCCSYRYHDRKLESRRKSWDEESNVSSVDTSVDEISDLNKDILHFQDMKCGNIRRCLWLTLENPGYSIPSKLFSLLSICVVLSSIATMCINSIPEYQHRDENGELVDDPTMQALEIFCICWFTFEVATRMLLAPNRRKFFMHPLNMIDIVSVVPIYITLLFDVVAGSDSELGNIGKVVQVFRLMRIFRVLKLARHSTGLRSLGATLRHSYREVGILLLYLAVGVSVFSGMAYTAEYEEDVGLDTIPACWWWGTVSMTTVGYGDVVPVTVAGKLAASGCILGGTLVVALPITIIFNKFSHFYRKQKALEESVRNSNKKWVNEPHHEVDEGSDGDSHCLEDDENDYEGGVVNYSYIDHTPSVVKRKELYQL; via the exons ATGGTGAAAGAGAGTCTCCCCGACTGGGTTACAGACCCAGATGATCCACTGGTGCACATTAATGTTGGAGGACTGAAGCAAACCTTGTGCTCCAGCACCTTGCGCAAGTTCCCGGGCACCCGCCTGGGCCGCTTGCTGGCTTGTGAGTCTGAAGAAGCCATCCTGCAGGTCTGTGATGACTACGATGTACAGCAGAAGGAGTTCTACTTCGACCGCAACCCCGGCCTCTTCCCCTACGTTCTGCACTTTTACCAGACGGGCAAGTTGCACATCATGGAGGAGCTGTGTGTCTTCTCCTTTTGCCAAGAAATCGAATACTGGGGCATCAATGAGTTCTTCCTGGACAGCTGCTGCAGCTACCGTTATCATGACCGCAAGTTGGAGAGTCGGCGCAAGAGCTGGGATGAGGAGAGCAACGTGAGCAGCGTGGACACCTCGGTGGACGAGATCTCTGACCTCAACAAAGACATATTGCACTTCCAGGACATGAAGTGTGGCAACATCAGACGGTGCCTCTGGCTGACCCTTGAGAATCCAGGCTACTCCATCCCCAGCAAGCTTTTCAGCCTGCTGTCCATCTGTGTGGTGCTCAGCTCCATCGCTACCATGTGCATTAACAGCATCCCAGAGTACCAGCACCGAGATGAGAATGGTGAGCTTGTCGACGACCCCACCATGCAGGCGCTGGAGATCTTCTGCATCTGCTGGTTCACCTTTGAGGTGGCGACGCGCATGCTCCTGGCCCCGAACCGCCGCAAGTTCTTCATGCACCCTCTCAACATGATTGACATCGTCTCCGTGGTGCCAATTTACATCACGCTGCTCTTCGACGTGGTGGCAGGCAGTGATTCCGAGCTGGGAAACATTGGGAAGGTGGTGCAGGTGTTCCGTCTCATGAGGATATTCCGGGTGTTGAAGCTGGCCAGACACTCAACTGGTCTCAGGTCGCTAGGAGCCACACTACGG CACAGCTATAGGGAAGTGGGCATCCTGCTGCTCTACCTGGCTGTAGGTGTATCTGTGTTCTCAGGTATGGCCTACACAGCTGAATATGAGGAAGATGTTGGACTCGACACAATCCCAGCCTGCTGGTGGTGGGGCACAGTTAGTATGACCACAGTGGGCTACGGGGACGTGGTACCCGTGACAGTGGCGGGCAAGCTGGCCGCCTCTGGCTGTATTCTGGGGGGCACTCTGGTGGTGGCGCTGCCCATCACGATCATTTTCAACAAGTTCTCCCACTTCTACCGAAAGCAGAAAGCCCTGGAGGAATCTGTACGCAACAGTAACAAGAAATGGGTGAACGAACCACACCACGAGGTGGATGAGGGGTCAGATGGGGACAGCCACTGCTTAGAGGATGATGAGAATGATTATGAAGGTGGAGTGGTAAATTACAGCTACATTGATCATACACCTTCTGTGGTGAAAAGGAAAGAGCTCTACCAGCTCTGA